A window of Mucilaginibacter paludis DSM 18603 contains these coding sequences:
- a CDS encoding DUF5686 and carboxypeptidase-like regulatory domain-containing protein encodes MKYILSICFVSFLLSANAQSFIIKGTVSDATSNQPLSNVSVSVLGSSNGVNTDENGRYQLAVPNKPTQQLSVTSIGYKSLLRKIAAGKDQVINIKLSAEGKTMNEVSVLSAKKEKYKNKDNPAVELIRKVIQNKDHNRPESYDYIEYKQYEKLQFSIINLSPDISNKKLLHQYKFLFDNRDTTTLPGKSLLPVFLSEKLSRNYYRKSPEIHKTVVEGSKIQNIINFVDNEGINTYLNRMYAQVDIYSNNIFLMTNQFLSPIADAAPTFYKFFITDTLVVNNTKLVGLSFTPRNGNDMLFEGEIYVTLDGNYAVEKARLSINKNINLNWVRGMKVDLSYESSADGRYHLSRSYMAADFGITKKGLGGIFGERTLTFKNYVFNKTEPENVYTGPEIEMPAVAQQHDPQFWAASRGKDTLTRAEAHTYKNIDSLQKMPAYRRTMDVIDLLTVGFKTFDKFEVGPINTFASFNAVEGFRTRLGGRTTTGFSTRYYFESYGAYGFRDKQFKYLFAGSYAFNNKSIYTFPQHYLRASVQREIKIPGAEVAFSQQDNLFLSFKRGEDNKYLYNNYYKLDYVSEFENHFSYNLQFKNWRQEPAGSLYFVNQVNGLPNYLSSVTTTELAVGFRYAPHERLIQGKLYRIPIPSKYPVISLDYKQGVKGLFNGEYNYQNLHLRVDKRFYLSQLGYTDVSFEGAYLFGQVPFPLLTIHRANQTFAYEPDSYNLMNFLEFVSDHYAGLNVEHCFNGFFFNKIPLVKKLKWREYITFKTLYGGVRDENNPDIHPNLLQYPVNAQHIPETYTLGKTPYTEGSVGIGNIFKVLRLDLVERFNYLDHPNATHFGVRTSALFDF; translated from the coding sequence ATGAAATATATTCTATCCATTTGTTTCGTGTCGTTTTTATTATCGGCAAACGCGCAAAGTTTTATTATCAAAGGTACGGTTAGCGATGCCACATCTAATCAGCCGTTATCCAATGTGAGCGTGTCGGTTTTGGGGAGCAGTAACGGCGTTAATACCGACGAAAACGGCAGATATCAGTTAGCGGTACCCAACAAACCTACCCAGCAGTTAAGTGTTACATCTATAGGCTATAAAAGCCTGCTGCGTAAAATAGCAGCCGGAAAAGATCAGGTGATCAATATCAAACTATCTGCCGAAGGCAAAACCATGAACGAGGTTTCAGTACTTTCTGCAAAAAAAGAAAAGTACAAAAATAAGGATAACCCGGCTGTAGAACTTATTCGCAAGGTGATCCAGAACAAAGACCATAACCGGCCCGAGAGCTATGATTATATTGAGTACAAGCAATATGAGAAATTGCAATTCTCCATCATCAACTTATCGCCGGATATCTCCAATAAAAAACTGCTTCATCAATACAAGTTCTTGTTTGATAACCGCGATACTACAACCTTACCCGGAAAATCGTTATTACCGGTGTTTTTGAGCGAGAAGTTGAGCCGGAATTATTACCGCAAAAGTCCGGAAATTCATAAAACGGTTGTTGAGGGCAGTAAGATACAAAACATCATCAATTTTGTGGATAACGAGGGTATCAACACCTACCTGAACAGGATGTACGCGCAGGTTGATATTTACTCGAACAATATATTTTTGATGACCAACCAGTTTTTAAGCCCAATTGCCGATGCTGCCCCAACATTTTATAAGTTTTTTATTACCGATACCCTTGTGGTGAATAACACTAAGCTGGTTGGCTTAAGCTTTACCCCGCGCAACGGTAACGACATGCTTTTTGAGGGCGAAATTTATGTTACGCTGGATGGCAATTACGCGGTTGAAAAGGCACGGCTATCTATTAACAAAAATATCAACCTGAACTGGGTTAGGGGGATGAAGGTTGACCTGAGTTATGAAAGCAGCGCCGATGGACGATACCACCTGAGCCGGAGTTATATGGCTGCCGATTTTGGCATTACCAAAAAAGGCCTGGGCGGCATTTTTGGCGAACGGACACTTACCTTTAAAAACTACGTGTTTAATAAAACCGAACCTGAAAATGTTTATACCGGTCCGGAAATTGAGATGCCAGCAGTAGCCCAGCAGCATGACCCGCAGTTTTGGGCCGCCAGCCGCGGTAAAGATACTTTGACCAGGGCCGAGGCACATACGTATAAAAATATCGACAGCCTGCAAAAAATGCCTGCTTACCGGCGTACCATGGATGTGATTGATTTGTTAACCGTGGGCTTTAAAACATTTGATAAATTTGAGGTAGGCCCTATTAATACCTTTGCCAGCTTTAACGCAGTTGAAGGGTTTAGAACCCGTTTGGGAGGCCGCACTACCACCGGCTTTAGCACCCGTTACTATTTTGAAAGCTATGGCGCTTATGGTTTTAGGGATAAGCAATTTAAATACCTTTTTGCCGGCAGCTACGCTTTTAATAACAAGTCTATTTACACTTTTCCGCAGCATTATCTCAGGGCCAGTGTGCAGCGCGAAATTAAAATTCCGGGTGCCGAAGTGGCTTTCTCGCAGCAGGATAATTTGTTTTTGTCGTTTAAACGCGGCGAAGACAACAAGTACCTGTACAACAACTACTATAAGCTGGATTATGTGAGCGAGTTTGAAAATCATTTTTCGTACAATCTTCAGTTTAAAAACTGGCGGCAGGAGCCCGCGGGTTCGCTGTATTTTGTTAACCAGGTTAACGGTCTGCCTAACTACCTCAGCAGCGTTACCACTACTGAGCTGGCAGTAGGTTTCCGTTATGCTCCGCACGAAAGGCTGATTCAGGGAAAGCTTTACCGCATCCCGATACCGAGTAAATATCCGGTGATCAGCCTTGATTATAAACAGGGTGTAAAAGGCCTTTTTAATGGCGAATACAATTACCAGAATTTACATTTAAGGGTGGATAAACGCTTTTACCTATCGCAATTGGGCTATACGGATGTTTCGTTTGAGGGCGCGTACCTGTTTGGCCAGGTGCCTTTCCCCTTGTTAACCATCCACAGGGCAAATCAAACATTTGCTTACGAGCCTGATTCGTATAACCTGATGAATTTTTTGGAGTTTGTAAGTGATCATTACGCCGGGCTAAATGTTGAACATTGTTTCAACGGCTTTTTCTTCAACAAGATACCGCTGGTTAAGAAGTTGAAGTGGCGCGAGTACATTACCTTTAAAACCCTATATGGCGGCGTACGTGATGAGAATAACCCAGACATCCATCCTAACTTATTGCAATACCCGGTAAATGCTCAGCACATCCCCGAAACTTATACCTTGGGTAAAACACCTTATACCGAGGGTAGTGTAGGCATTGGTAACATATTTAAAGTGTTAAGGCTGGACCTGGTGGAGCGGTTTAACTATCTTGATCACCCCAATGCCACTCATTTCGGCGTGAGAACAAGCGCTTTATTTGATTTTTAG
- a CDS encoding GTP 3',8-cyclase MoaA has translation MGELQDIYGRGFKTLRVSLLSTCNLGCIYCTMGSEDEIAYDHRPQTPAARFIELIAAVHAHTGLKTIRLTGGEPLLYRELEAVISGIKALGITDIRMTSNAFLLERSAEKLQQAGLRSVNVSLDAMDANTFFAMTRRKQLPRTLQGIEAAIDAGLEVKINSVIMRGKNHDEVLPLLEYAFEHKVPIRFLEVMSMGHLFGKAGQYLFTQQNMLDTIATRYSFTRLPRKPSATANYWQTAQGDVFGIIGNESAPFCQDCNRLRLDAEGNIYGCLSSNNPIALNGSESSGELNEKLQQAMHQKQSLHFVGSELSMMHIGG, from the coding sequence ATGGGTGAATTGCAGGATATATATGGTCGCGGTTTTAAAACTTTACGGGTGAGCCTTTTGAGCACCTGTAACCTGGGCTGTATTTACTGCACGATGGGCAGCGAAGATGAGATAGCGTATGATCATCGCCCGCAAACCCCGGCTGCCCGGTTTATTGAATTAATTGCTGCTGTGCATGCGCATACAGGCTTAAAAACGATCCGCTTAACAGGGGGCGAGCCTTTGCTTTACCGGGAGTTGGAGGCAGTGATAAGTGGTATAAAAGCACTTGGGATTACGGATATCAGGATGACCTCGAATGCTTTTTTACTGGAACGCAGTGCAGAAAAATTGCAGCAGGCAGGGTTGAGGTCCGTTAATGTTTCGCTGGACGCGATGGATGCCAATACCTTTTTTGCCATGACACGGCGCAAGCAGCTACCGCGTACACTGCAAGGCATTGAAGCAGCTATTGACGCCGGGTTGGAAGTAAAGATTAACTCGGTTATTATGCGGGGTAAAAACCATGATGAGGTATTGCCCTTGCTGGAATATGCTTTTGAGCACAAGGTACCAATACGCTTTTTAGAGGTGATGTCGATGGGGCATTTATTTGGTAAGGCCGGGCAATATTTATTTACGCAGCAAAATATGCTGGATACCATTGCCACCCGCTATAGCTTTACGCGCCTGCCACGAAAGCCATCGGCAACGGCCAATTACTGGCAAACCGCGCAAGGCGACGTATTTGGAATTATAGGTAACGAGAGCGCGCCTTTTTGCCAGGATTGCAACCGGCTGCGTTTGGATGCCGAAGGCAATATTTACGGCTGCCTGAGCAGTAACAACCCCATTGCCCTAAACGGTAGCGAAAGCAGCGGGGAACTAAATGAGAAATTACAACAAGCCATGCACCAGAAACAGAGCCTGCATTTTGTGGGGAGCGAGTTGAGTATGATGCATATTGGGGGCTGA
- a CDS encoding MoaD/ThiS family protein, with the protein MKIQVFAILKDYFDKEFELDTDVSDIVSLQQHLSVLNTGAAGILKICRFAVHDEFVDQNYTLRNDDTICIFPPSSGG; encoded by the coding sequence ATGAAAATACAGGTTTTTGCTATTTTAAAAGATTACTTCGACAAGGAGTTTGAGTTGGATACCGACGTTTCCGACATAGTATCGTTACAGCAACACCTGTCGGTTTTAAATACCGGGGCGGCTGGCATTTTGAAAATTTGCCGGTTTGCCGTTCACGATGAATTTGTTGACCAAAATTATACCCTGAGAAACGATGATACAATATGCATATTCCCACCCAGTAGCGGAGGTTGA
- a CDS encoding molybdenum cofactor biosynthesis protein MoaE, which produces MIQYAYSHPVAEVELPALSATPLDVVDLLARAHHPRAGAVVLFSGEVRNHNNGMDVDYLEYEAHESMATKMIADILTDARQQWPLNIAVAQHRTGKVSVGETAVIVITASAHRGEAYAANQYIIDRIKHEATIWKCEYFSDGSRQWGGNCSCH; this is translated from the coding sequence ATGATACAATATGCATATTCCCACCCAGTAGCGGAGGTTGAGCTACCAGCCTTATCGGCAACTCCGCTGGACGTTGTTGATCTGTTAGCCCGGGCACACCACCCGCGTGCCGGTGCAGTAGTATTATTCAGCGGCGAGGTGCGCAACCATAACAACGGTATGGATGTTGATTACCTTGAATACGAGGCACATGAGAGCATGGCAACGAAAATGATAGCCGATATTCTGACCGATGCCCGCCAGCAATGGCCGCTCAATATAGCCGTTGCTCAACACCGTACAGGCAAGGTTAGCGTAGGCGAAACGGCTGTTATCGTAATTACAGCGTCTGCACATCGTGGCGAGGCTTATGCCGCCAACCAGTATATTATAGATAGGATTAAACACGAAGCCACCATTTGGAAATGCGAGTATTTTAGCGATGGCTCGCGGCAGTGGGGTGGTAATTGTAGCTGCCATTGA
- a CDS encoding SelT/SelW/SelH family protein has translation MKPTIKIEYCPKCGWMLRAAYMAQELLTTFSDDVYGVLLQPSELSGTYQISVNDVVLFDRSDAGRFPEVKELKQLVRDVVAPGKSLGHSDKK, from the coding sequence ATGAAACCCACCATTAAAATAGAGTACTGCCCCAAATGTGGATGGATGTTGCGGGCTGCATACATGGCGCAGGAGTTGCTCACTACGTTTAGCGATGATGTATATGGGGTGCTTTTACAGCCGAGCGAACTGAGCGGCACCTACCAGATCAGTGTAAACGATGTTGTATTGTTTGACCGAAGTGATGCCGGGCGTTTCCCGGAAGTTAAAGAATTAAAGCAGCTGGTACGTGACGTTGTTGCGCCAGGTAAAAGTTTGGGGCACTCGGATAAAAAGTAA
- a CDS encoding PAS domain-containing protein — protein MEVRTTGLTKFYNSVIKSGSFKIVLIYITISLLWIFSSDYTLYIFRNTFNAATYAIINSGKGVVFVIGTGTILFFLIRHSNRRIVNRENEYRDLYLSNPNPMWIYDPVSLKFISVNDAAVTTYGYTKREFLNLTIKAIRNGDNDAGNVVNAIKDEGKFQKSGIWTHVKKDGSLIFVDISSQRIKFLKKDAVMILAHDCTEKIMNDDKLKQLNLTLANEKKRLSDIQELSKIAGWDYYIVDNKLVLSDEMFNIFNLDKSKVEVSYVRFLKTVYKDDRELFLKAAKITIDEGRDLDVVHRFYLGKNDIRYIRELGKLEYINGIPFKVRGTMQDITELKRIEHEKDLINNENKKLGNIITKINNMVLIQDTENRITWVNKAFEDFTGYALEEVQGLNPASFLIATENAPEVTIIKQAIEKREAFSAEIINYSKTKQPYWVNIEFTPLFDDGQFTGYISVHNNVTARKEKEGEITKQNIILRDIAWLSSHELRRPAASIMGLMGLIKDTDDVAEKDEYLSLLDECTTQLDHIIHKIHDTINEKLPGVK, from the coding sequence ATGGAAGTTCGAACCACTGGATTAACTAAATTTTACAACTCTGTAATTAAATCAGGTTCATTTAAAATAGTACTTATTTATATTACTATAAGTCTTTTATGGATATTTTCGAGCGATTATACCCTATATATATTTAGGAACACGTTTAACGCTGCAACTTATGCAATTATTAACTCGGGTAAGGGCGTAGTTTTTGTAATAGGCACCGGGACAATCTTGTTTTTTTTAATAAGACATAGCAACAGGAGAATTGTGAATAGGGAGAACGAGTATCGCGACCTATATCTTAGTAACCCAAACCCGATGTGGATATACGATCCTGTATCTTTAAAATTTATTTCTGTTAACGATGCCGCAGTAACCACATACGGTTATACCAAACGCGAGTTTTTAAATCTTACGATTAAAGCGATAAGAAATGGAGATAACGATGCTGGCAACGTGGTTAACGCCATTAAAGATGAAGGAAAATTTCAGAAATCGGGAATCTGGACACATGTAAAAAAAGATGGATCGTTAATTTTTGTTGATATATCATCCCAACGGATCAAGTTTTTAAAAAAAGACGCAGTAATGATTTTAGCACACGACTGTACCGAAAAGATAATGAACGATGACAAACTGAAACAGCTCAACCTGACATTGGCTAACGAAAAGAAAAGACTAAGCGACATACAAGAACTATCAAAAATTGCCGGATGGGATTATTATATTGTTGATAACAAGCTCGTACTTTCTGATGAGATGTTCAACATATTTAACCTGGATAAAAGCAAGGTGGAAGTGAGCTATGTCCGTTTTTTAAAAACTGTTTACAAGGACGACCGCGAACTTTTTTTAAAGGCAGCAAAAATAACGATAGACGAAGGCCGCGATCTGGATGTTGTACACCGCTTTTATTTGGGTAAAAACGATATCAGGTACATCCGCGAGTTAGGCAAACTGGAGTACATTAACGGAATACCGTTTAAAGTACGCGGAACTATGCAGGATATAACCGAGCTGAAACGTATAGAGCATGAAAAAGACCTGATTAACAACGAGAATAAAAAATTAGGTAATATCATCACCAAAATAAACAATATGGTGCTCATCCAAGATACCGAGAACCGCATCACCTGGGTAAACAAAGCATTTGAGGATTTTACCGGCTATGCCCTGGAAGAAGTACAGGGCTTAAATCCGGCCTCGTTTTTAATTGCGACAGAAAATGCGCCGGAAGTTACCATCATTAAACAGGCTATTGAAAAGCGGGAAGCATTCTCGGCAGAAATCATCAACTACAGTAAAACTAAACAACCGTATTGGGTAAACATAGAATTTACTCCCTTATTTGATGACGGACAGTTTACCGGATATATATCCGTACATAACAACGTAACCGCCCGCAAAGAAAAAGAAGGGGAAATAACCAAGCAAAATATTATTTTAAGGGATATTGCCTGGCTAAGCTCGCACGAATTAAGGCGACCGGCGGCTTCCATCATGGGCCTGATGGGTCTCATTAAAGATACAGATGATGTAGCCGAAAAAGATGAGTACTTATCTCTGCTGGACGAATGCACAACACAATTGGACCATATTATCCACAAAATACATGATACCATTAACGAGAAACTGCCCGGCGTAAAATAA